The Streptomyces durmitorensis genome contains the following window.
GCGCTGTTCCAGATGGAGGTACTGCTGGCTATCTGCTGCGCGAAGGTCGGGGCACCGGAGGCGTCGTACACCACCGTGACCTGCTTCGCGCCGGGGTTGGCGGCGCGCTTCTCGGCGACCGACTTCAGGACGGCCTCGAAGAACGCCTTGTTGGCCGCGGCTTCCTCGCCGGAGCCCGCGTAGTTGGCGTACGCGGAGTTGACGGACGGCGCGGTGGGGGTCGCGGCCGTCGCCGATGTCGTGCCGAGACCGGCGGCAGCGAGGCCGATGACGGCCGCGACTGACAGGTAACGCTTGTTCATGTGGGGGGCTCCCTACTCGTTCCATGAAAGGTGAACGGTTCGGTACCGGGAGTGTCGGGGAGCCAGGGGCGTCCGGGGATGATGGCAAGTGGCGATAGCACCGGGCTATCGCCTGCCCTTCGCCAACCTTCCGGGCGGCTGTGCCTGTGCCCAACTCAGGTGGTTCCCGTGGGGTTTGTGAGTCTGGTGCGCCGACGCCCACCGCTCTACGCTCACAGCCATGGAGCTCGAGGTGAGGCACCTCCGCGCGCTGTGCGCCATCGCCGACACCGGCAGCCTGCACAAGGCGGCGCGCCAACTCGGCATGAGCCAGCCGTCGTTGACGACTCAGCTGCGCCGCATCGAGCTGGAGATCGGCGGCCAGCTCTTCGCCCGCGAACGCACCGGCTGCCGCCCGACCCCGCTCGGCCGTCTCGCCCTCAGCCGTGCCCGCCCCCTCGTCAGCGAGATGCGCGCGCTGGTCAACGAGACCAAGGCGGCGGCCGCCCGGGTGTCCGAGAGCCCGCAGCTGCGCATCGGATCCACGGCCAGCCGTGCCATACCGGGCTGGCTGCGGCGGCTGCGGCTTCGCCTGCCCGGCACCGAGACCTCGCTCCAGATGGACGTCTCCGCGAACGCGCTGCTGCGCATGGTCGCGGGCGGCCAGCTCGACGTGGCCTTCGTGCACGAGGTGGAGGGGAGTCCGCTGCGGCTCCCGGAGGGGCTGCGGCGGCGCGTCCTGGTCGAGCGTGAGCCGCAGTTCATCTTCCTGCCGGCCGACCATCCGGCGGCCGCGCAGCCCGTCGTCCACCTCACCGACCTCGCCGCCGACCGCTGGATGGTGGACCCGACGGTGGACGGCGAGTGGGACGGGCTGCTTCGGGTGCTCCGCGCGGCCGGGCTCAACCCCCGTGTCCTGCACGGGGATTACCTCACCGCGTCCTCCCTCGTCGCCACCGGCGAGGTCGTCACGGTCTGCCAGCCGACCTCGCGCGCGAGACCCGACATGGCGGTCCGGCCGCTGCACGGCGACCCGCTCGGCGTGCGGCTGCTCGTGGCGGCCCGTACGGAGGGGGAGCTCGACGCGGTGTACGGGGACCTTGAGGCCGCGTACTGGGAGGCGGCGCGCCAGGCTCCCGTCTATGGGGAGTGGCTCGCGGGGCGGGCGACGGCGGCGTGAGGCGTGATCCGGCGCTCTGGGCGCCTGGCGTGACCTAGGTCCCCGACAACTGGTGACCTTTGGCCACACCGCCTCTGACCTGCACTTTTGCCTGCTTTACGGTACTGGGTCGCCGTATCCGGCCGGTTGTTACGTTCTCTACGGATGACGCACACACAGCGCCCGTAGCTTCATGTCTGTCGCCGCCGCAAAGAGGCACAAAGACGGACAGTTCGACCGACCGACCAGTCACAGTCACAGTCACAAGGGATCCGCTATGCGCGCCACCCGCCGTACCTTCCGCACCGCCGCCATCGCCACCGGAGCGATCGCCGCTCTCGCCGTCCCGACGACGGCGGCCTTCGCCGCCGACGCCCCGTCGAACCCGCAGGGCCAGGTCGCCCCGGGTGACCAGACCGGCACCACGGACCAGGACCAGACCGGTCAGGACCAGACGGGCCAGGACAAGCAGACGGACGACGAGACGCCGAAGCCGGGCAGCTGGGAGTCGAAGGGCACGACCGACCTCGGCAAGGGCTGGTCGGCGAACGTCGACGTGAACGCGTCCGCGCGCACCGCCAAGGCCGCCATCTCCCTCGACGGCGCCGCCAAGGGCTCGCTCACCGCGTACGAGAAGTCCGCGAGCACCACCATCGACGGCAACACCTTCACCCTGACCCCCGACGGCACGGTCACCGCCAAGCTCGTGGACAAGGACAAGGAGAAGGACAAGGACAAGGACAAGGACAAGCCCGTCCCCGGCGGCTGGGTCTCCAAGGGCGTCACCGATCTCGGCAACGGCTGGTCCGCGAAGGTCGACGTGAACGCGTCCGCGCGCAGCGCCAAGGCCGCCATCTCCCTCGACGGCGCCGCCAAGGGCTCCCTGAAGGCCTACATCGACCCGTCGAGCACCAAGATCGACGGCTGCACCTTCACGCTCTCCGCCGACGGCACCATCACCAAGAAGGCGGCCCCCAAGCCCAAGCCGCAGCCCGTCGACAAGCGGGTCTACGTCCGCACCGACAAGCTGGCCGACGGCTCCACGGCCAAGATCTACAAGCTCGGCAAGAACCACTACCAGGCCGACATCTACGCCAAGGGCGTCAAGCTCGACACCCTCGACGCCAACGGCAGGTCCGCGACCGGCGAGAACAACGGTCTGCACGTCGTCCTCCGCCCCGACGGCACCATCAAGTCCTGGGTCGACGGCAAGACCGGCTCAGGTACCGGCTCCACGGTCGTCCCCAAGGGCGGCGTCAAGGCAGGCGCCGAGGACGTCCACCCGGCCGGCGACAGCACCCCGCTGATAGCGGCGGGCGGCGGCATGGCGGCGCTGGGCGCGGCGGGCCTCGGCTTCGCGGTGTACCGCCGCAAGCAGAACAACTGACCGCGCGGAAGCGGCGGTACGACGACGGGGCACCCCCTGGAAGAGGGGGTGCCCCTGACGCGTCGTACGACGGACGTGCTGTCCGCGATCCGCGATCCTCAGACGCCGATGTCGCAGCCGTCCTTGC
Protein-coding sequences here:
- a CDS encoding LysR family transcriptional regulator, encoding MELEVRHLRALCAIADTGSLHKAARQLGMSQPSLTTQLRRIELEIGGQLFARERTGCRPTPLGRLALSRARPLVSEMRALVNETKAAAARVSESPQLRIGSTASRAIPGWLRRLRLRLPGTETSLQMDVSANALLRMVAGGQLDVAFVHEVEGSPLRLPEGLRRRVLVEREPQFIFLPADHPAAAQPVVHLTDLAADRWMVDPTVDGEWDGLLRVLRAAGLNPRVLHGDYLTASSLVATGEVVTVCQPTSRARPDMAVRPLHGDPLGVRLLVAARTEGELDAVYGDLEAAYWEAARQAPVYGEWLAGRATAA